Proteins encoded together in one Astatotilapia calliptera chromosome 7, fAstCal1.2, whole genome shotgun sequence window:
- the il7r gene encoding interleukin-7 receptor subunit alpha codes for MQFGWRIAVMLLLLPAVCEAQSGDGDPDMEPRISCTSHIMMKRCNLTCKLLEGRNDDEDDEEGGGDGGDSIERMTLCYLHYDSNVMEKCMETYSDTFSSPDLKPLSELKLTVHLKSGGRISQKLYLKNIVKPMSPQVFNITFQEESNEAKIWIQIPYQKDYLKVKNQEFQFQIETAGEIMIQNTSSQDFININMGYLKKGSKYYVKVRARTLPKSFQGTWSEWSETFTFLTPENLQKQTSGVQVEPYQVGVCLVSLLMVTFSIIIIIILWKNKIFTYMWPSIPHPKQTLVQICKPNNPLLLTFRPEVLSDLKVYPVETTAREETEPAISPASAAAYSTQSSEPCSTQSLDCRSTASASTEELELSALLSRSSSEAEDSLSSCSPSPIDILQLGERPEQPEQQFEVNDFEVFGANRQEEAYVTMSSFYKIK; via the exons ATGCAGTTCGGCTGGAGGATCGccgtgatgctgctgctgctgccagctgTGTGTGAGGCTCAGAGCGGAGATGGAGACCCCGACATGG AGCCCAGAATCAGCTGCACGTCTCACATCATGATGAAAAGATGCAATTTGACCTGCAAGCTGCTTGaaggcagaaatgatgacgAGGATGATGAAGAGGGTGGAGGTGATGGAGGCGACAGCATTGAGAGGATGACCCTGTG CTACCTTCATTATGACAGCAACGTAATGGAGAAGTGCATGGAGACATACAGTGATACATTCAGCTCCCCAGACCTGAAGCCCTTGTCGGAACTCAAGCTGACCGTCCACTTAAAGAGTGGCGGCAGGATTTCACAAAAACTCTACCTGAAGAACATAG TTAAACCAATGAGTCCTCAGGTGTTTAACATCACCTTCCAAGAAGAGTCTAACGAGGCTAAGATTTGGATTCAGATCCCGTACCAAAAGGACTACCTGAAAGTGAAGAACCAGGAATTCCAGTTTCAGATCGAGACAGCTGGGGAAATCATG ATTCAGAACACCTCATCCCAGGACTTCATAAATATCAACATGGGATACCTTAAAAAAGGCTCAAAGTATTATGTCAAAGTGCGGGCGCGAACACTCCCAAAGAGTTTTCAGGGCACGTGGAGTGAGTGGAGTGAAACGTTCACTTTCCTTACCCCTG AAAACCTCCAGAAGCAGACCAGTGGAGTACAGGTGGAACCGTACCAAGTCGGAGTGTGTCTGGTCTCTCTGCTGATGGTGACCTTtagtatcatcatcatcatcatcctctggAAAAACAA GATATTTACCTACATGTGGCCAAGCATCCCGCATCCTAAACAGACTCTGGTGCAGATCTGCAAGCCAAACAAT CCTCTGTTGCTGACCTTCAGACCTGAGGTGCTCAGTGATCTCAAAGTCTACCCCGTGGAGACGACAGCACGTGAGGAAACAGAGCCTGCGATCAGTCCTGCATCTGCTGCTGCTTACAGCACTCAGTCGAGCGAACCCTGCTCCACCCAGAGCTTAGATTGCAGGAGTACTGCCAGCGCCAGCACCGAGGagctggagctctctgccttgTTGAGCAGGAGCTCGTCTGAAGCCGAGGACAGCCTGTCGAGCTGCAGTCCTTCCCCCATCGACATCCTCCAGCTTGGGGAAAGACCCGAGCAGCCTGAGCAACAATTTGAAGTCAATGACTTTGAGGTGTTTGGAGCAAAT